CAGCCGGGCCCCGATCTCATCCAGGGCCGCCCTGGCCGCCAGGTACTGGGTGATCACCTCGGCGCAGTCCCTGCCCTCTTGTACTAGCCGCTGCAGTCCACGCACCTGCCCCTCAAGCCGACGCAGCCGCACCAGCACATCGCCCGCGCCGTTCGCACTCGTCTGACTCAACCCCACCTCCCCAGGGATCTCGCCGTAGAGATCGCGGATGAGAGGGGGAGAGGGGGAGAGGGGGAGATGCGGAGACTGCTGATCGTGTCCTGCTGTCTGTC
The genomic region above belongs to Anaerolineae bacterium and contains:
- a CDS encoding metal-sensitive transcriptional regulator produces the protein MPGEVGLSQTSANGAGDVLVRLRRLEGQVRGLQRLVQEGRDCAEVITQYLAARAALDEIGARLVDAEIGRCLPGRDPEAERVREMLRLLLKVRG